One Peromyscus leucopus breed LL Stock chromosome 2, UCI_PerLeu_2.1, whole genome shotgun sequence DNA window includes the following coding sequences:
- the Ndufs5 gene encoding NADH dehydrogenase [ubiquinone] iron-sulfur protein 5, which produces MPFFDLQKRLGISLDRHFVFQSTEQPYKIPSRCHAFEKEWIECSHGIGATRAKEECKIEYEDYKECYLRFKTLIRLHEIRQQRDKLISEGKYTPPPHFVGKGEPRP; this is translated from the exons ATGCCTTTCTTCGATCTGCAGAAGAGGCTGGGCATCAGCCTAGATCGGCACTTCGTATTCCAAAGCACTGAACAGCCCTACAAGATTCCCTCTCGATGCCATGCTTTTGAAAAAGAATGGATAGAATGTTCACATGGAATTGGGGCTACCCGGGCTAAAGAAGAATGCAAGATAGAATATGAAGACTACAAAGAATGTTACCTTCGGTTCAAAACG TTAATACGCCTGCATGAAATCAGACAACAGCGGGATAAGCTAATCAGCGAGGGGAAATACACCCCTCCACCTCACTTCGTGGGCAAGGGGGAGCCCCGGCCCTGA
- the Akirin1 gene encoding akirin-1 encodes MACGATLKRPMEFEAALLSPGSPKRRRCAPLPGPTPGLRPPDAEPPPLQMQMPPASLQPPALPGSERRLPTPEQIFQNIKQEYSRYQRWRHLEVVLSQSEACTSESQPPSSALSAPSSPGSSWMKKDQPTFTLRQVGIICERLLKDYEDKVREEYEQILSTKLAEQYESFVKFTHDQIMRRYGTRPTSYVS; translated from the exons ATGGCGTGCGGGGCGACATTGAAGCGGCCCATGGAGTTCGAGGCAGCGCTGCTGAGCCCCGGTTCCCCGAAGCGGCGACGCTGTGCCCCTCTACCCGGCCCCACTCCGGGCCTCAGGCCCCCGGACGCCGAGCCGCCGCCGCTTCAGATGCAGATGCCGCCGGCGAGTCTCCAGCCGCCTGCCCTGCCCGGCAGTGAGCGTCGCCTTCCAACTCCGG agcAAATTTTTCAGAACATAAAGCAAGAATATAGCCGTTATCAGAGATGGAGACATTTAGAGGTGGTTCTCAGTCAGAGTGAAGCCTGTACTTCAGAAAGCCAGCCTCCCTCCTCGGCACTCAGCGCACCAAGTTCTCCAG GTTCTTCCTGGATGAAGAAGGACCAGCCCACCTTTACCCTTCGACAAGTGGGGATAATATGTGAGCGTCTCCTAAAAGACTATGAAGATAAAGTCCGAGAGGAGTATGAGCAGATCCTCAGTACCAAACTCGCAG AACAGTATGAATCTTTTGTGAAATTCACACATGATCAGATTATGCGGCGATATGGGACAAGGCCAACAAGCT ATGTATCCTGA